The following is a genomic window from Staphylococcus capitis subsp. capitis.
GCACTTGGTTTATATTGGTCAGTCAGTGCCTTATTCTTAGTAATACAAACGCATTTTGCAAATTTGTATTACTCTAAACTTGCTAAAAAAGAAGTTCAACCTTTCATCGAACAATATGAAAAAGAACATAATCCGTCTTCTAATAAAAAAGGCAAAAATACGCAAGTTGTTTCTAAAAAGAATAAGAAATAGGTAATAAGAAAAGCCAGCAAATTAAATTATGATTTGCTGGCTTTTTCATGTGTCAAATTTACAAATTTGTGTTGTTATTGAAATTCCATTCGTGTAAAAATTGTTTTAAGAATTGAAGCATAAAATGATGACGTTCTTCAGCAAGCTTTCTTCCAGTTGAGGTATGCATCAAACTTTTAAGTTTTAATAATTTTTCGTAAAAGTGCTTAATTGCTGAAGGATCAAATGCTTCAATATTATCAGTATGTAGTGATTCGAATGGCACGTTAGATTCAGTCCACATTGGTTCGCCGAAATATCCAGCGAATTGAAAAGTTCGAGCAATTCCGATTGCGCCTAGCGCATCCAAACGATCAGCATCTCTTACGATTTGCCCTTCAATCGATAATGTGGCTTGATTGTTTTTACCACCACGGTAACTCATATTTTGTATAATATGCAAAACATGTTGAATATCATCTTGGGTTAAGTCAATCGTTTCTAGAAAAGTAGAAAGTTTATCATATGCTTGTTGTTCATTCGTTATTTTGCTATCCACTGTGTCATGTAATAAAGCGGCAAGTTCTATAATCGTTGTATGTACTAAACCCTCATTTAAAGCGATATACTTTGCTAATGTATGAACCCGTTCTACATGCGCGATATCGTGCCCAGTGTGATCATCTTTATGAACCATTTTCATATAGTTACATGCGTGTTTAATTTTTAATTCATTTTCCATAATAGTCTCCTTCACAAATAAAAGGTTTAGGAACAACCCAGACCTTTCAATTTATTATAGAATTGGTGACAATAATTGAGAAATACCTTCTTTAAATTTAATCCAAGTACTGCGTTGCTCGTATCTTTCTTCTGTAAGTCTAGATGACACTTTCATATCGTTAATAAATGCTTGCTTAAGGGAGCGTGCGACACTCTCATCATAAATAAAGGCATTTACTTCAAAATTCAATGTGAAACTACGATTATCCATATTAGCAGTACCTACACTTGCGAGTTCATCATCGATGACCAATACTTTAGAATGTAGGAAGCCATTCTCGTAATGATACACCTTTACGCCGGCCTCAAGTAAAGATGCGACATTTTTAAGTGTAGCCCAGTATACGAATGGATGGTCTGGCATACTTGGAATCATAATATTGACTGCCACACCACCAAGTGCAGCAATTTTAATTGAGTCTAAAAATGCTTGATCTGGTATAAAGTAGGGGGATTGAATATAAATTGATTCTTTAGC
Proteins encoded in this region:
- a CDS encoding HD domain-containing protein, translated to MENELKIKHACNYMKMVHKDDHTGHDIAHVERVHTLAKYIALNEGLVHTTIIELAALLHDTVDSKITNEQQAYDKLSTFLETIDLTQDDIQHVLHIIQNMSYRGGKNNQATLSIEGQIVRDADRLDALGAIGIARTFQFAGYFGEPMWTESNVPFESLHTDNIEAFDPSAIKHFYEKLLKLKSLMHTSTGRKLAEERHHFMLQFLKQFLHEWNFNNNTNL